In Streptomyces sp. NBC_00878, a single window of DNA contains:
- a CDS encoding GNAT family N-acetyltransferase, translating to MTVIVRDFRAADAEGFARIRHLALPFMLSTPEAITYDAAHIHPDAHFQPLIAEEDGELVGTAQVGIVYDSPQPGQGYLNVYVHPDRQGRGAGSLLVRTAEERLAALDTTRLFVRVVDEPANRAFAERRGYRPSRSTHFLRLDLATCTLPPLHEPPADVELRTAADFADDPRPLFDLDAETLADEPSDIAHEFTDYAAWLKETWHHPLLSHELTTVAVVDGRPAAFSAARTDGGTRYGTVMTGTARAHRGRGLAKLAKNDSLHRARAAGFTEAFTGNDAGNEPMLAINRWFGYEICATEVQHVRELG from the coding sequence ATGACTGTGATCGTCCGCGACTTCCGCGCGGCAGACGCCGAGGGCTTCGCCCGTATCCGGCACCTGGCGCTCCCCTTCATGCTCTCCACCCCCGAGGCCATCACCTACGACGCCGCGCACATCCACCCGGACGCCCACTTCCAGCCGCTGATCGCGGAAGAGGACGGCGAACTCGTCGGTACGGCCCAGGTCGGCATCGTGTACGACAGCCCGCAGCCCGGCCAGGGCTATCTGAACGTGTACGTGCACCCGGACCGCCAGGGCAGGGGCGCGGGCTCGCTCCTCGTGAGGACCGCGGAGGAGCGCCTCGCCGCCCTGGACACGACCAGGCTCTTCGTCCGGGTCGTGGACGAGCCGGCGAACCGCGCCTTCGCGGAGAGGCGCGGTTACCGCCCCAGCCGCTCCACTCACTTCCTCCGCCTGGACCTGGCGACCTGCACACTGCCGCCGCTCCACGAACCGCCCGCGGACGTCGAACTGCGCACGGCCGCGGACTTCGCGGACGACCCCCGCCCCCTGTTCGACCTGGACGCGGAGACGCTGGCGGACGAACCGAGCGACATCGCCCACGAGTTCACGGACTACGCGGCCTGGCTGAAGGAGACCTGGCACCACCCTCTCCTCAGCCACGAACTGACCACGGTGGCGGTCGTCGACGGCCGCCCCGCGGCGTTCAGCGCCGCCCGTACCGACGGCGGCACCCGCTACGGCACCGTGATGACCGGCACCGCCCGGGCCCACCGCGGCCGCGGCCTCGCCAAACTCGCCAAGAACGACTCCCTGCACCGCGCCCGCGCCGCCGGCTTCACGGAGGCGTTCACGGGCAACGACGCGGGCAACGAACCCATGCTGGCGATCAACAGATGGTTCGGCTACGAAATCTGCGCGACGGAGGTGCAGCATGTCCGCGAACTCGGCTGA
- a CDS encoding GntR family transcriptional regulator produces the protein MTLKIDIDDGAGIAPYEQVRAQISEQARAGALPVGYRLPTVRGLAEELGLAANTVAKAYRALESDGVIETRGRNGTFVAAAGSAAEREAATAAQAYADRVRRLGLSESAALDAARDALRAAYGTSG, from the coding sequence GTGACGCTGAAGATCGACATCGATGACGGCGCGGGGATCGCGCCCTACGAGCAGGTGCGCGCCCAGATCTCCGAGCAGGCACGGGCCGGGGCGCTGCCGGTGGGATACCGGCTGCCGACCGTGCGGGGGCTGGCCGAGGAGCTCGGCCTCGCCGCCAACACGGTCGCCAAGGCGTACCGGGCTCTTGAGTCGGACGGGGTCATCGAGACGCGGGGGCGCAACGGAACGTTCGTCGCCGCCGCGGGCTCGGCGGCGGAGCGGGAAGCCGCGACGGCCGCGCAGGCCTACGCGGATCGCGTGCGACGCCTCGGGCTGTCCGAATCCGCCGCCCTCGACGCGGCTCGGGATGCGCTGCGGGCGGCGTACGGGACGTCCGGCTGA
- a CDS encoding DUF402 domain-containing protein, whose amino-acid sequence MSANSADSPLQLEIVLVKAGRTKIRYPAELLHDDGTHVTVRAAWAGAGVRDFGFVRFEPGDVFTEHYWRDRWYAVKEVRGPDGVLKGWYCDITRPATVSEGEVVVEDLDLDLWRSADGRAVLRLDEDEFAASGLETTDPQAAAAARSALDELELRAREDDFEALLT is encoded by the coding sequence ATGTCCGCGAACTCGGCTGATTCCCCCCTCCAGTTGGAGATCGTCCTGGTCAAAGCGGGCCGTACGAAGATCCGTTACCCGGCCGAGCTGCTCCACGACGACGGCACGCACGTCACGGTCCGCGCGGCCTGGGCCGGTGCCGGAGTCCGCGACTTCGGCTTCGTACGCTTCGAACCGGGCGACGTCTTCACCGAGCACTACTGGCGCGACCGGTGGTACGCGGTGAAGGAGGTCCGTGGTCCCGACGGCGTGCTGAAGGGCTGGTACTGCGACATCACCCGCCCGGCCACCGTCTCCGAGGGAGAAGTGGTCGTCGAGGATCTCGACCTCGACCTGTGGCGCTCCGCCGACGGCAGGGCCGTACTGCGGCTGGACGAGGACGAGTTCGCGGCGAGCGGCCTGGAGACCACCGATCCGCAGGCGGCAGCCGCAGCCCGGTCCGCCCTGGACGAGCTCGAACTCCGCGCCCGCGAGGACGACTTCGAGGCCTTGCTGACCTAG